One stretch of Segatella copri DNA includes these proteins:
- a CDS encoding 1-deoxy-D-xylulose-5-phosphate reductoisomerase, which produces MKKQQICILGSTGSIGTQALDVIEQHSDLYEVYCLTANNRVQELAEQARKFHPAAVVIANEARYEELKDMLSDEPDIKVYAGAQALCDIVQAEPIDMVLASMVGFSGLEPTIHAIKARKKICLANKETLVVAGELICNLAQEYHVPILPVDSEHSAIFQSLVGEGDNEVEKILLTCSGGPFRNYTHEQLEKVTAADALKHPTWDMGAKITIDSASLMNKGFEVTEAKWLFGVPADKIEVLIHPQSVVHSAVQFVDGAVKAQLGVPDMRLPIQYAFSFPQRLHLNGDRLDLFKTQDLQFFKPDYQKFKCLQLAFDAIRKGGNMSCIVNAANEIVNAGFRKGECGFLQMADIIEETMVKATFDSNPDLDVYLQTDAEARRIATELMHK; this is translated from the coding sequence ATGAAGAAACAACAGATATGTATTCTCGGTTCTACGGGAAGTATCGGTACACAGGCGCTTGATGTCATCGAGCAGCACAGTGACCTTTACGAGGTGTATTGCCTCACCGCCAACAACCGAGTGCAGGAACTTGCCGAGCAGGCTCGCAAGTTCCATCCGGCTGCTGTGGTCATTGCCAATGAGGCTCGTTACGAGGAGCTGAAGGATATGCTCAGTGATGAGCCTGATATCAAGGTTTATGCCGGTGCTCAGGCGCTTTGCGATATCGTACAGGCTGAGCCTATCGATATGGTGCTGGCTTCCATGGTAGGCTTCTCGGGCCTGGAACCAACCATCCATGCCATCAAGGCGCGCAAAAAGATATGTCTTGCCAACAAGGAAACGCTGGTGGTAGCGGGTGAACTGATTTGCAATCTTGCACAGGAATATCATGTGCCTATCCTCCCTGTTGACAGCGAGCATAGTGCCATCTTCCAGAGTCTGGTGGGTGAGGGTGACAACGAGGTAGAGAAGATTCTCCTGACCTGTTCGGGTGGTCCTTTCCGTAATTATACCCACGAGCAGTTGGAGAAGGTGACTGCTGCCGATGCCCTCAAGCATCCTACCTGGGATATGGGCGCCAAGATAACCATCGATTCGGCTTCGCTCATGAACAAGGGCTTCGAGGTGACAGAAGCTAAATGGCTCTTTGGGGTTCCGGCTGACAAGATTGAGGTGCTTATCCATCCACAGAGCGTTGTGCATAGTGCCGTTCAGTTTGTTGATGGTGCTGTCAAGGCTCAGTTGGGTGTGCCAGATATGCGTCTGCCTATCCAGTATGCCTTCTCTTTCCCTCAGCGTCTGCATCTGAATGGCGATCGTCTCGACCTCTTCAAGACGCAGGATTTGCAGTTCTTCAAGCCCGACTATCAGAAGTTCAAGTGCCTGCAACTGGCTTTCGATGCCATCAGAAAGGGTGGTAATATGTCATGTATCGTGAATGCTGCCAACGAGATAGTGAATGCCGGCTTCCGCAAAGGTGAGTGTGGTTTCCTTCAGATGGCTGATATCATCGAAGAGACGATGGTGAAGGCTACTTTCGATAGTAATCCCGACCTCGATGTCTATCTGCAGACCGATGCTGAGGCTCGCCGCATAGCTACGGAGCTGATGCACAAGTAA
- a CDS encoding DUF4290 domain-containing protein: MNIEGLDYNTQRAKLILPEYGREIQQMVDHCLTLTDREERQRCAETIIAVMDRMFPENRGVEDHEQKLWDQLAIMSNFQLDIDFPYDVSDAVKIATKPEPLPYPMQPIPVRHYGAMLFEIFEKLKTMEPSEERDKLVELTANQMHRDLVTWSHGSSDVAKVASDLARFTDGNIQLDLDTFVFEKIEAQPKNVNNNKKKK; the protein is encoded by the coding sequence ATGAATATAGAAGGATTAGACTATAATACCCAGAGAGCTAAGCTCATTCTGCCAGAGTATGGCCGTGAGATTCAGCAGATGGTAGACCATTGTCTGACGCTTACCGACCGTGAAGAGCGCCAGCGCTGTGCAGAGACCATTATTGCAGTCATGGACCGTATGTTCCCTGAGAACAGAGGGGTAGAGGACCATGAGCAGAAACTCTGGGACCAGCTTGCCATCATGAGCAATTTCCAGCTCGACATCGATTTCCCTTATGATGTATCGGATGCTGTGAAGATAGCAACCAAGCCGGAGCCTTTGCCATATCCTATGCAGCCCATCCCGGTGCGCCATTATGGAGCTATGCTCTTCGAGATTTTTGAAAAGCTGAAGACGATGGAACCAAGTGAGGAGCGCGATAAACTCGTGGAACTTACTGCCAACCAGATGCATCGCGACCTGGTAACCTGGAGCCATGGCTCCAGTGATGTAGCCAAGGTAGCTTCCGATCTGGCACGTTTTACCGATGGCAACATCCAGCTCGATCTCGATACTTTCGTTTTCGAGAAGATTGAGGCACAGCCTAAGAATGTAAATAATAATAAGAAGAAAAAGTAA
- the rseP gene encoding RIP metalloprotease RseP: MEVFLIKALQLMLSLSILVLLHEGGHFFFSKLFGVRVEKFYLFFDPWFHLFEFKPKNSDTTYGLGWLPLGGYCKISGMIDESFDTEQMKQPEQPYEFRSKPAWQRLLIMIGGVLVNFVLALFIYSMILFHWGDNYVATRDMSYGMKFNTEAKALGFQDKDILVSTDLGEFKTFDGDLYRNLSEAKQVNIIRQGKPVTLNLPGDLDMLSMIKSSPRFVDVYVPLQIDSVMKDSPASKLGLTKGDQILAINNKKVVSFNEFQIELGRVEDVLASAETPQDSARALTAQVTYLKASGDTVKSSVLLKSTEEGVKFGFYNHPVMLDYKITHVNYGFFESFPAGIKYGWNVLAGYVGDMKYVFSKEGAKSLGGFGALGSLFPSVWDWHAFWLMTAFLSIILAFMNILPIPALDGGHVFFLLYEIITGRKPGDKFMERAEYIGFGILILLLVVANLNDVLRLFGIL; the protein is encoded by the coding sequence ATGGAAGTATTTTTGATTAAAGCGTTGCAGCTGATGCTGTCGCTTTCCATCTTAGTGTTGCTCCATGAGGGTGGACACTTCTTCTTCTCCAAACTCTTTGGTGTAAGAGTGGAGAAGTTCTATCTGTTCTTCGACCCTTGGTTCCATCTTTTCGAGTTCAAGCCAAAGAATTCGGATACTACCTATGGTTTGGGATGGTTGCCGCTCGGAGGATATTGTAAGATTTCGGGTATGATAGATGAAAGTTTCGATACCGAACAGATGAAACAGCCGGAACAGCCATACGAGTTTCGCAGCAAACCGGCATGGCAGCGCCTGCTCATCATGATAGGTGGCGTGTTGGTTAACTTCGTGCTGGCTCTCTTCATCTATTCCATGATTCTGTTCCATTGGGGCGACAATTATGTGGCTACCCGCGATATGAGTTATGGTATGAAGTTCAATACCGAGGCAAAGGCATTGGGCTTCCAGGATAAGGATATTCTGGTAAGCACCGATCTGGGTGAGTTCAAGACCTTTGATGGCGATCTGTATCGTAATCTCTCTGAGGCTAAGCAGGTCAATATCATCCGTCAGGGCAAACCGGTGACGCTTAATCTGCCAGGTGATCTCGACATGCTCAGTATGATTAAGAGCAGTCCTCGCTTCGTAGATGTGTATGTACCGCTGCAGATTGATAGTGTGATGAAGGATTCACCTGCCAGCAAACTCGGTTTGACAAAGGGTGATCAGATTCTTGCTATTAATAATAAAAAGGTAGTCTCTTTCAACGAATTTCAGATTGAATTGGGCAGAGTAGAGGATGTGCTTGCTTCGGCTGAGACGCCGCAGGATAGTGCCAGAGCACTTACAGCTCAGGTTACTTATCTCAAGGCTTCTGGCGATACCGTCAAGTCGAGTGTTCTCCTGAAGTCTACCGAAGAGGGTGTGAAGTTTGGTTTCTACAATCATCCTGTCATGCTCGATTATAAGATTACTCATGTCAACTATGGCTTCTTCGAGAGTTTCCCTGCCGGCATCAAATACGGCTGGAATGTCTTGGCCGGTTATGTGGGCGATATGAAGTATGTCTTCTCTAAGGAAGGCGCCAAGAGTCTGGGTGGTTTCGGTGCGCTGGGCAGTCTCTTCCCATCTGTATGGGATTGGCATGCATTCTGGCTTATGACAGCATTCCTGAGTATCATTCTTGCTTTCATGAACATTCTTCCTATCCCTGCTCTTGATGGTGGACATGTGTTCTTCCTTCTCTATGAGATTATCACAGGTCGCAAACCGGGCGATAAGTTCATGGAGCGTGCTGAGTATATTGGTTTCGGCATACTGATTCTTCTGCTTGTCGTTGCCAACCTGAACGATGTATTGCGACTCTTCGGCATCTTGTAA
- the gmk gene encoding guanylate kinase, translated as MKNGLLIFSAPSGSGKSTIVNWLMKEHPELKLAFSISCTSRAPRGTEQNGVEYFFLSPEEFKAKIEADEFLEYEEVYQNRFYGTLKSQVENQLAKGESVIFDVDVKGGVNIKKFYGERALSIFVQPPSVEELRRRLVGRNTDAPEVIEQRLAKASYELTFAPQFDHVVVNDDLEKAQQEVYQLVKTFLDAE; from the coding sequence ATGAAGAACGGATTGTTAATTTTCAGCGCCCCATCGGGCAGCGGTAAGAGCACAATAGTAAACTGGCTGATGAAAGAGCACCCAGAATTGAAGCTGGCTTTCTCTATCAGCTGCACCTCTCGTGCTCCGCGCGGTACAGAACAGAATGGTGTAGAGTATTTCTTCCTCTCTCCAGAGGAATTCAAGGCTAAGATTGAGGCTGACGAGTTCCTGGAGTATGAGGAGGTTTACCAGAACAGATTCTACGGCACCCTGAAGTCACAGGTAGAAAACCAGCTTGCCAAGGGCGAGTCGGTGATTTTCGATGTTGACGTGAAGGGTGGTGTAAACATCAAGAAGTTTTATGGCGAGCGTGCCTTGAGCATCTTTGTCCAGCCACCTTCGGTAGAAGAATTGCGCCGCCGTCTGGTTGGCCGCAATACTGATGCGCCTGAGGTTATCGAACAGCGCCTTGCCAAGGCAAGCTATGAGCTGACCTTTGCCCCTCAGTTTGACCACGTGGTCGTAAACGATGATTTGGAGAAGGCTCAGCAGGAGGTTTATCAGCTCGTCAAGACCTTCCTAGACGCAGAGTAA
- the nadD gene encoding nicotinate (nicotinamide) nucleotide adenylyltransferase, whose amino-acid sequence MKKVGIFGGSFNPIHTGHIALAKSLCEKVCLDEVWFMVSPMNPFKKTATDLLDDQLRLEMVEKALEHEPQLKACDYEFCLPKPSYTWRTLQAISKDYPKNEFTLLIGGDNWAAFDKWYHHDDILAHYPIVVYPRQGACIGNVPEGVTIVETPQLNISSTEIRKRIKEEESIRGMVPECIEQLAVRNYRQL is encoded by the coding sequence ATGAAGAAGGTAGGAATCTTTGGCGGTAGTTTCAACCCCATCCATACGGGCCATATCGCATTGGCGAAAAGCCTTTGCGAGAAGGTCTGCCTGGATGAGGTGTGGTTCATGGTTTCGCCCATGAACCCATTCAAGAAGACCGCTACCGACTTGCTCGACGACCAGCTGCGCCTGGAAATGGTAGAGAAAGCGCTGGAGCACGAGCCACAACTGAAGGCATGCGACTACGAGTTCTGCCTGCCTAAGCCATCTTATACCTGGCGCACACTGCAAGCCATCAGCAAGGATTACCCCAAAAACGAGTTCACCCTGCTGATTGGTGGTGACAACTGGGCTGCTTTCGACAAGTGGTACCACCACGACGACATCCTAGCCCACTATCCCATCGTGGTTTATCCGCGCCAGGGAGCCTGCATAGGCAATGTGCCAGAAGGCGTTACCATCGTAGAAACTCCACAGCTCAACATCAGTAGTACAGAAATCAGAAAGCGTATCAAAGAGGAGGAAAGCATCAGGGGAATGGTGCCGGAATGCATCGAGCAACTGGCTGTCAGAAACTACAGACAGCTCTAG
- a CDS encoding peptidoglycan DD-metalloendopeptidase family protein has product MSLKKSIKKISVVALLALTVSPVCGQDLLARQAPVDHRMKSLDTLAVSHYRMIEDRENPAAELYEDFSNKYAHRATTLPEHFRIDLRHFCMPTPSRVVTSNFGYRASFGRQHKGMDIKVYIGDSIRSAFSGRVRIVRYEGGGYGKYIVIRHNNGLETIYGHLSKQLVTEGEEVRAGDVIGLGGNTGRSTGSHLHFETRLCGVALNPALFFDFRNQDVTGDFYSFNRDTYESESADANAARGKVGNGGYTREQVNGGEAGRYNELPAGHEKLYHKVKPGETLSSIAEKRGVTVEQICRLNGYRKDKKVSVGQIIRYV; this is encoded by the coding sequence ATGAGTTTAAAAAAGAGTATAAAGAAAATTTCGGTCGTTGCATTGTTGGCGCTAACAGTTTCTCCCGTTTGCGGACAAGATCTGTTGGCAAGACAGGCACCTGTAGACCACAGAATGAAATCGCTCGACACACTCGCTGTGTCGCATTATCGAATGATTGAAGACAGAGAGAACCCTGCAGCCGAGCTGTATGAGGATTTCTCTAACAAGTACGCTCACAGGGCTACAACCTTGCCTGAGCACTTCCGCATCGATCTCCGTCATTTCTGCATGCCAACTCCTAGTCGCGTTGTCACAAGTAACTTCGGTTACCGTGCTAGCTTTGGCCGCCAACATAAAGGTATGGACATCAAGGTTTATATTGGCGACTCAATCCGCTCAGCCTTTTCAGGCAGAGTTCGCATCGTAAGATATGAAGGTGGTGGTTACGGTAAGTACATCGTGATTCGTCACAACAACGGTTTGGAGACTATCTATGGTCACCTCTCTAAGCAGCTCGTTACTGAGGGCGAAGAGGTAAGAGCCGGCGATGTGATTGGCTTGGGTGGTAACACGGGTAGAAGTACCGGTTCGCATCTCCACTTTGAGACCCGTCTCTGTGGTGTGGCTCTGAACCCGGCACTCTTCTTCGACTTCCGCAACCAGGACGTTACAGGCGACTTCTACAGTTTTAACCGTGATACCTACGAAAGCGAATCAGCTGATGCCAATGCTGCCCGCGGCAAGGTTGGCAACGGCGGTTACACCAGAGAGCAGGTTAACGGCGGCGAAGCGGGAAGATACAACGAATTGCCTGCTGGCCACGAGAAGCTCTACCACAAGGTGAAGCCAGGCGAAACGCTTAGTTCTATCGCTGAAAAGCGTGGCGTAACTGTAGAGCAGATTTGCAGACTCAACGGCTACCGCAAAGACAAGAAGGTTAGTGTAGGACAGATTATCAGATACGTATAA
- the murA gene encoding UDP-N-acetylglucosamine 1-carboxyvinyltransferase: MESFIIEGGHPLKGTITPQGAKNEALQVICTTILTDEPVRITNVPDILDVNNLIKLLQEIGVKVTKHSRHDYTFQSDELKLDYLDSLEFVKKCSSLRGSVLMIGPLLGRCGKATIAQPGGDKIGRRRLDTHFLGFKYLGANFVHDDERNVYQIQAKKLKGCYMLLDEASVTGTANIIMASVLAKGTTTIYNAACEPYIQQLCHLLNAMGAQISGIASNLLTIVGVDKLHGAEHRILPDMIEVGSFIGMAAMCGEGVRIKNVSVKDLGIIPDAFRRLGVKIKIENDDLVIPEQKHYVIDSFIDGTIMTLADAPWPGLTPDLLSVLLVVATQARGSVLFHQKMFESRLFFVDKLIDMGAQIILCDPHRAVVVGHDHKIKLRAGRMTSPDIRAGIALLIAAMSANGTSRIANIAQIDRGYEDIEHRLNALGAKITRVSD; this comes from the coding sequence ATGGAGTCTTTCATCATAGAGGGCGGTCATCCGCTCAAAGGTACTATCACACCTCAGGGCGCCAAGAACGAGGCCCTGCAGGTTATCTGTACCACAATCCTTACCGACGAGCCTGTGCGCATCACCAACGTGCCGGACATCCTGGATGTGAACAACCTGATTAAGTTGCTCCAGGAGATAGGTGTCAAGGTAACCAAGCACAGTCGTCACGACTATACATTCCAAAGTGATGAGTTGAAACTCGATTATCTCGACAGTCTGGAGTTTGTGAAGAAATGTTCTTCTCTTCGTGGTAGTGTGCTCATGATAGGTCCGCTGCTCGGTAGATGTGGCAAGGCTACCATAGCTCAGCCGGGTGGCGATAAGATAGGTCGTCGCCGTCTGGATACCCACTTCCTGGGCTTCAAGTATCTGGGCGCCAACTTCGTTCACGATGATGAGCGTAATGTTTACCAGATACAGGCAAAGAAGCTGAAGGGCTGCTATATGTTGCTTGATGAGGCTTCGGTTACCGGTACCGCCAATATCATCATGGCATCAGTATTGGCAAAGGGCACTACCACCATTTATAATGCAGCTTGCGAACCATATATCCAGCAGCTCTGCCATCTGCTCAATGCGATGGGCGCTCAGATCAGCGGCATCGCCAGCAACCTGCTCACCATCGTGGGTGTTGATAAACTGCATGGTGCCGAGCATCGCATCTTGCCTGATATGATTGAGGTAGGTTCATTCATCGGCATGGCGGCAATGTGTGGCGAAGGTGTGCGCATCAAGAATGTGTCTGTCAAGGATTTGGGCATTATTCCTGATGCATTCCGCCGCCTGGGAGTGAAGATAAAGATAGAGAACGATGACCTTGTGATTCCAGAACAGAAACATTATGTCATCGATTCATTTATTGACGGCACCATCATGACGCTTGCCGATGCCCCTTGGCCAGGACTCACTCCTGACCTTCTTTCCGTGCTCCTCGTAGTGGCTACCCAGGCTCGTGGCAGCGTCCTCTTCCATCAGAAGATGTTCGAGAGCCGCCTCTTCTTCGTGGATAAACTGATTGATATGGGTGCGCAGATTATTCTCTGTGATCCTCACCGTGCTGTGGTGGTTGGTCATGACCATAAGATCAAACTGCGTGCTGGCAGAATGACCAGTCCTGATATCCGTGCCGGTATAGCCCTGCTGATTGCTGCCATGAGTGCCAACGGTACCAGCCGCATTGCCAATATTGCCCAGATAGACCGTGGTTATGAGGATATCGAGCATCGCCTTAATGCGCTGGGTGCCAAGATAACCCGTGTCAGTGATTAA
- the rimM gene encoding ribosome maturation factor RimM (Essential for efficient processing of 16S rRNA) codes for MIRRDEVYKIGKLGKPHGVKGEITFAITDDVFDRVDAEYLVLDIDGILVPFYLEEYRFKNDENVLVKFEDIDTQEQARNYTGCEVFFPRHLSDSDEENMSWAEIIGFHLVDAVSGKVVGTIDHVDDSTLNLLFEVTTDAGDEILIPASNDLIEEVSAEKKEIRMAIPEGLLDL; via the coding sequence ATGATTAGACGCGACGAAGTATATAAGATAGGCAAGTTGGGAAAACCTCATGGCGTGAAGGGCGAGATTACTTTCGCCATTACAGATGATGTTTTCGACCGTGTAGATGCCGAGTACCTGGTACTCGACATCGATGGCATCCTCGTGCCTTTCTATTTAGAGGAATATCGTTTTAAGAACGATGAGAATGTGCTCGTGAAGTTTGAGGATATCGATACCCAGGAGCAGGCACGCAACTATACCGGTTGCGAGGTTTTCTTCCCACGTCATCTCTCTGACAGTGACGAAGAGAACATGAGCTGGGCAGAAATCATCGGTTTCCATCTGGTAGATGCCGTAAGCGGCAAGGTGGTAGGAACCATTGATCATGTAGACGATTCCACTCTCAATCTTCTTTTCGAGGTAACAACCGATGCAGGTGATGAAATCCTCATCCCTGCCAGCAACGACCTCATCGAAGAGGTGAGTGCTGAAAAGAAAGAAATCAGAATGGCAATTCCTGAGGGATTGCTAGATTTATAA
- a CDS encoding YicC/YloC family endoribonuclease: protein MIQSMTGFGKATAAFKTKKINVEIKSLNSKTLDLSTRIAPLYREKEMEIRQYISKNLERGKVDFAIWIDKDATTDATPINAALVQNYYQQIKKISAETGIPEPTDWYSTLLRLPDVTTKTDVEELSDEEWEVAKNAICEAVNHLVAFRKQEGAALQKKFTEKVDNIQALLASIEPYEKARVEKIRQNIVNGLQQIPNVDYDKNRLEQELIYYIEKLDISEEKQRLANHLKYFRETMNEEDHGVGKKLGFIAQEMGREINTTGSKSNQAEMQNIVVKMKDELEQIKEQVLNAL from the coding sequence ATGATACAGTCAATGACAGGCTTCGGAAAAGCTACCGCGGCCTTTAAAACAAAGAAGATTAATGTAGAGATAAAGTCATTAAATAGCAAGACGCTTGACCTCTCTACTCGTATTGCTCCGCTCTATAGAGAGAAGGAGATGGAAATCCGTCAGTATATCTCTAAAAATCTAGAAAGAGGCAAGGTTGACTTCGCCATCTGGATTGATAAGGATGCTACTACAGATGCCACTCCTATCAACGCGGCACTTGTACAGAATTATTACCAGCAAATCAAGAAGATTTCGGCTGAAACAGGCATTCCCGAGCCAACCGACTGGTACAGCACTCTGTTGCGTCTTCCTGATGTAACAACGAAGACGGATGTGGAAGAATTGAGCGACGAGGAGTGGGAAGTGGCAAAAAATGCAATTTGCGAGGCTGTGAACCATCTCGTAGCCTTCCGCAAGCAGGAAGGAGCCGCTCTTCAGAAGAAATTCACAGAGAAGGTGGATAACATCCAGGCGCTCCTTGCCAGCATCGAACCATACGAGAAGGCTCGCGTGGAGAAAATCAGACAGAACATTGTTAACGGCCTGCAGCAGATTCCGAATGTGGATTACGACAAGAACCGCCTGGAGCAGGAGCTCATCTACTACATCGAGAAGCTCGACATCAGCGAGGAGAAGCAGCGCCTTGCCAACCACCTGAAGTATTTCCGCGAGACCATGAATGAGGAAGATCATGGTGTAGGAAAAAAACTCGGTTTTATCGCACAGGAAATGGGACGCGAAATCAACACCACCGGCTCTAAGAGCAACCAGGCTGAGATGCAGAACATCGTGGTGAAGATGAAGGACGAACTGGAGCAGATCAAGGAGCAGGTGCTGAATGCTCTTTAA
- the tsaB gene encoding tRNA (adenosine(37)-N6)-threonylcarbamoyltransferase complex dimerization subunit type 1 TsaB, with the protein MSCILNIETSTDVCSVAISDSGQVIFNQEDHTGPNHAVKLGVFVDEALDFLDSHGLPLEAVAVSCGPGSYTGLRIGVSMAKGICYGRGVKLIAVPTLELMAVPVLLGEHPEEEDALIVPMLDARRMEVYAEVLDRALKVVRPIQADIVDADTYKEYLDQHHVYFFGNGAAKCMETINHPNAHLVEGIEPLAKNMAPLAEKRFVEGKFEDVAYFVPFYLKDFVAKMPKKLL; encoded by the coding sequence ATGTCGTGTATTTTGAATATTGAGACGAGTACGGACGTGTGCTCAGTGGCAATTAGTGATAGTGGACAGGTGATTTTCAACCAGGAAGATCACACTGGTCCGAACCATGCTGTTAAGTTGGGTGTGTTTGTGGATGAGGCTCTTGATTTCCTCGATTCTCATGGTCTTCCGCTGGAGGCTGTGGCGGTAAGTTGTGGTCCGGGTTCCTATACCGGATTGCGTATCGGTGTGAGTATGGCGAAGGGCATCTGTTATGGTCGCGGTGTGAAACTCATCGCTGTTCCAACACTCGAACTGATGGCAGTGCCTGTATTGCTTGGCGAACATCCTGAGGAGGAAGACGCCCTCATCGTACCTATGCTCGACGCCCGTCGCATGGAGGTATATGCCGAAGTGCTCGACCGCGCCCTGAAGGTGGTTCGCCCTATTCAGGCAGATATTGTGGATGCTGATACCTACAAGGAATATCTGGACCAGCATCATGTGTACTTCTTCGGAAATGGCGCTGCCAAGTGTATGGAGACCATCAACCATCCGAATGCTCACCTCGTAGAGGGCATTGAGCCTTTGGCTAAGAATATGGCTCCGCTGGCAGAGAAGCGTTTTGTAGAGGGCAAATTCGAAGATGTGGCATATTTCGTGCCTTTCTATCTCAAGGATTTCGTGGCTAAGATGCCAAAGAAACTGCTCTAG